The following coding sequences lie in one Hyphomonas adhaerens MHS-3 genomic window:
- the rfaE2 gene encoding D-glycero-beta-D-manno-heptose 1-phosphate adenylyltransferase, with the protein MARASLIDLIASAAGRKIVCVGDVMLDRFVYGDVSRISPEAPVPIMRRTREASMPGGAGNVARNLASLGLHTALIGVVGDDAEGRELAALLGKLPNVEADLIAMRGRPTTLKTRFVAGAQQLLRVDAEEVAGIEKDIESELVSALHEVAADAALIILSDYAKGAMTDGVIKAALEAGEAFGIPVIADPKGRDFRRYGAVDLLKPNGHELAHAFGMPTETDQDAAAALAAAAKTLPAKAVVVTRAAKGMSFITKDSEVTHKAGKAREVYDVSGAGDTSIAALALGLAGGGTLSQAVDLAIAASGIAVGKSGTATVSADELRGALEMGLDHGGVSHIPLETAISQVSIWREAGLTVGFTNGCFDILHPGHLKVLEEAKSRCGRLIVGLNSDASVRRLKGPTRPVNDAESRARVLSGLSAVDAVVVFEDDTPAALIEALQPDLLVKGGDYTLDTIIGADVVLARGGTVHIVPTLDGQSTTAAIARAKAGET; encoded by the coding sequence ATGGCGCGCGCATCCCTCATTGACCTGATCGCGTCTGCGGCAGGGCGGAAAATCGTCTGTGTCGGCGACGTCATGCTCGATCGCTTCGTCTATGGCGATGTCTCTCGAATTTCACCGGAAGCGCCGGTTCCGATCATGCGCCGCACGCGGGAAGCCTCCATGCCCGGCGGCGCGGGAAATGTTGCTCGCAACCTGGCCTCACTCGGACTTCATACGGCCCTGATCGGTGTGGTCGGGGACGACGCCGAAGGCCGGGAACTCGCGGCGTTGCTGGGCAAGCTGCCGAATGTCGAAGCGGACCTCATCGCCATGCGCGGACGGCCGACCACACTCAAAACCCGCTTCGTCGCCGGCGCTCAGCAATTGTTGCGAGTCGATGCTGAAGAGGTCGCCGGGATCGAGAAGGACATCGAATCCGAGCTCGTCTCCGCACTTCACGAGGTGGCGGCGGATGCCGCCCTCATCATCCTGTCGGACTACGCCAAAGGCGCGATGACAGACGGCGTCATCAAGGCCGCGTTGGAGGCAGGAGAAGCGTTCGGCATTCCGGTCATCGCCGACCCGAAAGGGCGTGACTTCCGGCGCTATGGCGCGGTCGACCTGCTCAAACCGAACGGTCACGAACTGGCACATGCGTTCGGCATGCCGACCGAGACCGACCAGGATGCCGCTGCCGCGCTGGCCGCTGCCGCGAAGACATTGCCGGCGAAAGCCGTGGTCGTCACCCGCGCGGCCAAGGGCATGTCATTCATCACAAAAGACAGTGAAGTCACCCACAAGGCCGGAAAGGCGCGGGAAGTCTACGATGTGTCGGGAGCAGGGGACACGTCCATTGCGGCGCTGGCGCTGGGGCTTGCCGGCGGAGGCACGCTCAGCCAGGCGGTCGACCTTGCGATCGCGGCATCCGGTATCGCGGTCGGAAAATCCGGCACAGCCACTGTGTCGGCTGACGAATTGCGCGGTGCTCTTGAGATGGGGCTCGATCATGGCGGAGTTAGCCATATCCCGCTTGAAACGGCCATATCTCAGGTCTCGATCTGGCGTGAAGCGGGCCTCACGGTTGGCTTCACCAATGGCTGTTTCGATATCCTTCACCCCGGACATCTCAAGGTTCTGGAGGAGGCCAAGAGCCGGTGCGGACGTCTGATCGTCGGTCTGAACTCCGACGCGTCGGTCCGGCGGCTGAAGGGGCCGACACGTCCGGTAAACGACGCAGAGTCCCGCGCACGTGTGCTGTCGGGCCTCAGTGCTGTCGATGCCGTGGTCGTCTTCGAAGACGATACGCCCGCAGCTCTGATCGAAGCCCTGCAGCCGGATCTTCTCGTGAAAGGTGGCGACTATACGCTGGACACGATTATCGGCGCGGATGTGGTGCTCGCGCGCGGCGGAACCGTACACATCGTGCCAACACTCGATGGCCAGTCCACAACAGCGGCGATCGCCCGCGCCAAGGCTGGCGAAACATGA
- a CDS encoding cryptochrome/photolyase family protein, giving the protein MFSDTGNIRKSALPASAPPIIVWFREDLRLSDNPALHAAVRQERPIVCLYIHMNGENAGRPLGGASQWWLDKSLKAFSRDIEQLGGQLTVQAGDGSACLDRVIDETGADTVYWNRRYAAAERDADAEIKAHLKDRGIDAESFNARLLVEPWVLKTGSGGFYKVFTPFWKALRACYEAPAALPRPKSLTGPAPETLRIDDLGLHPEKPDWSTGFDAIWSPGETGALNRLNAFLDGPVEAYPEERDHPGKEDGTSGLSPHLRFGEIGPAQIWRTVTSAMEAGRISEDGGWKFLSEIVWREFSYVLLYYRPDLAEANYNSDFDHMPWRTDEPALKAWQTGQTGYPIVDAGMRQLWETGWMHNRVRMIVASFLTKHLLLNWQNGEAWFWDTLVDADPASNPASWQWTAGSGADAAPYFRVFNPITQGQKFDADGAYVRRWCPEIAGLPDKHLHSPWTADEQTLSRAGITLGEDYPCPLVDHKSARERALEAYETLKSQRTNA; this is encoded by the coding sequence ATGTTTTCCGACACCGGAAACATCAGGAAAAGCGCCCTGCCTGCCTCTGCACCCCCCATTATCGTCTGGTTCCGGGAAGATCTGAGGCTTTCCGACAATCCGGCCCTGCATGCCGCCGTCAGGCAGGAGCGCCCAATCGTCTGCCTGTACATACACATGAACGGAGAAAATGCCGGACGCCCGTTGGGGGGCGCCTCGCAATGGTGGCTCGACAAATCTCTGAAAGCATTCTCGCGCGATATCGAACAGCTGGGTGGACAGCTGACGGTCCAGGCAGGCGATGGCAGCGCCTGCCTGGACAGGGTAATCGATGAAACCGGTGCAGACACGGTCTACTGGAACCGCCGTTACGCCGCCGCAGAGCGCGATGCTGATGCTGAAATCAAAGCTCACCTCAAGGATCGGGGAATTGATGCCGAAAGCTTCAACGCCCGCCTGTTGGTGGAACCCTGGGTATTGAAGACCGGATCGGGGGGATTCTACAAAGTCTTCACCCCCTTCTGGAAAGCGCTGCGCGCCTGCTACGAAGCGCCCGCCGCGCTTCCCCGTCCGAAGAGTCTGACGGGCCCGGCGCCCGAAACGCTCAGGATAGATGATCTGGGCCTGCATCCTGAGAAGCCTGATTGGTCGACAGGGTTCGACGCAATCTGGTCTCCGGGCGAAACCGGCGCGCTGAACCGCTTGAACGCATTTCTGGACGGGCCGGTCGAGGCCTACCCGGAAGAACGAGACCATCCTGGCAAGGAAGATGGCACATCCGGTTTGTCGCCCCATTTGAGGTTCGGAGAAATCGGACCGGCACAAATCTGGCGTACGGTCACATCGGCCATGGAAGCTGGCCGGATCAGTGAGGACGGTGGTTGGAAATTCCTGTCCGAGATCGTCTGGCGCGAATTCTCCTACGTGCTGCTCTACTACCGGCCAGACCTCGCCGAGGCGAACTACAATTCAGATTTTGATCACATGCCATGGCGCACCGACGAGCCCGCACTGAAAGCATGGCAGACCGGACAGACAGGCTATCCAATCGTTGATGCGGGTATGCGGCAATTGTGGGAAACCGGCTGGATGCACAACCGTGTCCGGATGATTGTGGCCTCCTTTCTCACCAAGCATCTCTTGCTAAACTGGCAGAACGGCGAGGCTTGGTTCTGGGATACCCTGGTGGATGCCGACCCCGCATCGAACCCGGCGAGCTGGCAATGGACGGCCGGATCCGGCGCCGATGCGGCGCCCTATTTCCGCGTTTTCAATCCGATCACCCAAGGACAGAAATTCGACGCCGACGGCGCCTATGTGCGGCGCTGGTGTCCAGAAATTGCGGGCCTGCCTGACAAGCATCTTCATTCCCCGTGGACTGCAGACGAGCAAACTTTGTCCCGTGCAGGCATTACACTCGGGGAAGACTACCCATGCCCTCTGGTGGACCACAAATCCGCGCGGGAACGGGCTCTGGAAGCGTACGAAACCCTGAAATCTCAACGCACAAACGCTTAA